A genome region from Chryseobacterium sp. G0186 includes the following:
- a CDS encoding YceI family protein, with protein MKKLFLSFVFAFLSVFSFAQNNWEIDPMHSSVNFTIKHMGISFVQGRFDKFGGTMASKGTNLDNATIDVNISTETINTGVEMRDNHLKSKDFFAAGKYPDMKFVGTSVSKDKGSYVFNGKLTIKETTKDISVPVTLGGMTKNKDGKEVMGLQAKFTINRLDYDISYDPTGTGIAKDVEVNVYLELVKK; from the coding sequence ATGAAAAAACTATTCTTATCCTTTGTATTTGCGTTTTTAAGTGTTTTCTCTTTTGCTCAGAACAATTGGGAAATAGATCCGATGCATTCTTCTGTGAACTTTACCATCAAGCACATGGGAATCAGTTTCGTTCAGGGCCGATTTGATAAATTTGGAGGAACAATGGCTTCAAAAGGGACTAATCTGGACAATGCCACAATTGATGTAAATATTTCCACAGAAACCATTAATACAGGAGTTGAAATGAGGGATAATCACCTTAAAAGCAAAGATTTTTTTGCAGCCGGGAAATATCCTGATATGAAATTTGTGGGAACTTCAGTTTCCAAGGATAAAGGTTCCTATGTATTTAATGGAAAATTAACGATTAAGGAAACTACAAAAGACATCAGTGTGCCAGTAACATTGGGGGGAATGACAAAGAATAAGGATGGAAAAGAAGTAATGGGGCTTCAGGCAAAATTTACAATCAATCGTCTGGATTACGATATCAGTTATGACCCTACAGGAACAGGTATTGCTAAGGATGTTGAGGTTAATGTATACCTTGAATTGGTTAAAAAATAA
- a CDS encoding VanW family protein: MRQLLKKWIPTSWKLQIKLLQRYFGERKNNHSYPTKYTTENIGEHSVRLQQVIKKGEFHQNKIHNLKVVGNKINHLVIYPGEVFSFWKMIGKPSERNHFKEGRNLIRNNISSDVGGGICQFSSILYYLSLQSGLKILERFPHSMDIYKEEERFTPLGSDCTVVYGYKDLQIQNIFPFPVQLKCMINEDELHLSLISPNELILNTIEFQYFETEKGVWVETLSNSKTLFKNFYIRL; this comes from the coding sequence ATGAGACAGCTGTTGAAAAAATGGATTCCAACCTCATGGAAACTGCAGATAAAACTTTTGCAGCGGTATTTCGGTGAACGGAAAAATAATCATTCTTATCCCACGAAATATACGACCGAAAATATTGGTGAACATTCTGTAAGGCTTCAACAGGTTATTAAAAAGGGAGAGTTTCACCAGAATAAAATTCATAATTTAAAAGTGGTTGGAAATAAAATCAACCATCTGGTCATCTATCCCGGAGAGGTTTTTTCTTTCTGGAAAATGATTGGAAAACCGAGTGAAAGGAATCATTTTAAGGAGGGTAGAAATTTAATCAGAAATAATATTTCAAGTGATGTTGGCGGCGGAATCTGTCAGTTTTCTTCTATTTTATATTATTTATCTCTTCAATCCGGATTAAAGATATTGGAACGGTTCCCGCACTCCATGGATATTTATAAGGAGGAAGAACGTTTTACTCCTTTAGGTTCAGATTGTACGGTAGTTTATGGCTATAAAGACCTGCAGATTCAGAATATTTTTCCGTTTCCTGTTCAGCTTAAATGTATGATTAATGAGGATGAACTTCATCTCAGTCTGATCTCTCCGAATGAATTGATTTTAAATACCATTGAATTCCAATATTTTGAAACTGAAAAAGGAGTATGGGTGGAAACATTAAGCAATAGCAAAACTTTATTTAAAAATTTCTATATTCGTTTATGA
- a CDS encoding SDR family NAD(P)-dependent oxidoreductase: MNVFIAGGTSGIGYSLAQHYLSKGYCVGICGRNLAKIPENNFRNLQLFQADVCDMISISSVLQSFLVDKAELNLFINCAGSYAEDVAGKISYEEAEEMLQTNILGTVNCFEAARKAMRHQKNGSIAVIASVSGILDYENSSLYTKTKRSVIQISEAYHRALKPFGISVTIIAPGYIDTEKLRELNQNDLSKKPFLINVETATSMISEAIENKEKLIIFPTKMKWMMRSLSLLPSSLLNIIMFRKAKWMKND; the protein is encoded by the coding sequence ATGAATGTTTTTATTGCAGGCGGAACCTCAGGTATCGGTTATTCCTTGGCTCAACACTATCTTTCAAAAGGATATTGTGTAGGAATCTGCGGAAGAAACCTTGCAAAAATTCCAGAAAACAACTTTAGGAATTTACAGCTTTTTCAGGCAGATGTCTGTGATATGATTTCAATTTCATCCGTCTTACAGTCTTTTCTTGTAGATAAAGCAGAATTGAATTTATTCATCAACTGTGCTGGCAGCTATGCTGAGGATGTTGCAGGAAAAATCTCGTATGAAGAAGCAGAGGAAATGCTTCAGACCAATATTTTAGGGACTGTCAATTGTTTTGAGGCTGCAAGAAAAGCAATGAGACATCAGAAAAACGGAAGTATTGCTGTCATCGCCTCAGTTTCAGGGATATTGGATTATGAAAATTCCAGTCTTTATACCAAAACCAAAAGATCTGTGATCCAGATTTCAGAGGCCTATCATCGAGCATTGAAACCATTTGGAATTTCTGTTACCATTATTGCTCCCGGCTATATTGACACTGAAAAATTAAGAGAGCTTAATCAAAATGATTTAAGCAAAAAACCTTTCCTTATCAACGTAGAAACAGCCACTTCAATGATTTCCGAAGCCATTGAGAATAAAGAGAAATTAATTATTTTTCCTACAAAAATGAAGTGGATGATGAGATCCTTATCATTGCTTCCTTCCTCGTTATTAAACATAATTATGTTCAGAAAAGCCAAATGGATGAAAAACGATTGA
- the radA gene encoding DNA repair protein RadA has translation MAKLKTAYFCQNCGTQYSQWMGQCKNCGEWNTLVEEVVEKTSHKAVPFSKTKQHVINIIEVETSEEPRIKTPSEELNRVLGGGIVLGSVTLIGGEPGIGKSTLLLQLALKMKKKIFYVSGEESASQIKMRADRLTDIQNPNCFLFTETSLEKILHEAKKLEPDFMIIDSIQTLQSQLIESSPGTVSQIRECSNEIIKYAKENSIPVFLVGHITKDGQIAGPKVLEHMVDVVLNFDGDRNHLFRLLRANKNRFGSTSEIGIYEMVSQGLKEIKNPSEILITKKFEELSGNSVAVTLEGNRPMLLEIQALVSTAVYGTPQRSSTGFDSKRLNMLLAVLEKRAGFQLGAKDVFLNITGGIKTDDPALDLAVIASVLSSNEDIAISEHYCFAGEIGLSGEIRPVAQAEQRITEAEKLGYEKIFVSNLNKIPKRKFGIKIEEVSKIEDFHERLF, from the coding sequence ATGGCAAAACTGAAAACGGCATATTTCTGTCAAAACTGCGGAACACAATATTCTCAATGGATGGGACAATGCAAAAATTGTGGAGAATGGAATACCTTAGTGGAAGAAGTTGTGGAAAAGACTTCTCACAAGGCTGTACCGTTCTCAAAAACCAAGCAACACGTCATCAATATCATTGAGGTGGAAACCAGTGAAGAACCAAGAATAAAAACGCCGTCCGAAGAACTGAACCGCGTGTTGGGAGGGGGAATTGTACTAGGTTCCGTTACCCTGATCGGCGGTGAACCGGGAATCGGGAAATCTACTCTTCTGTTGCAGCTTGCCTTAAAAATGAAGAAAAAAATCTTCTATGTTTCCGGGGAAGAAAGTGCCTCTCAGATTAAAATGAGAGCCGACAGACTAACGGATATTCAAAATCCAAACTGTTTTCTTTTTACTGAAACCTCACTGGAAAAAATTCTTCACGAAGCCAAAAAACTGGAGCCGGATTTTATGATCATCGATTCCATCCAGACGCTTCAGTCCCAGCTTATCGAAAGCTCACCGGGAACAGTTTCCCAAATCCGGGAATGCTCCAATGAGATTATTAAATATGCCAAGGAAAATAGTATTCCTGTATTTTTGGTAGGTCACATCACCAAAGATGGTCAGATTGCCGGGCCAAAGGTTTTGGAACACATGGTAGATGTGGTTTTAAACTTTGACGGAGACCGAAATCATCTTTTCAGACTATTGAGGGCCAATAAAAACCGTTTTGGTTCTACTTCTGAAATTGGAATTTATGAAATGGTTTCCCAGGGATTAAAAGAAATAAAAAATCCGTCTGAAATTCTTATCACAAAGAAATTTGAGGAACTTTCCGGAAACTCAGTTGCCGTAACTTTGGAGGGAAACAGACCTATGCTTCTGGAAATCCAGGCATTGGTAAGTACCGCGGTTTATGGTACACCACAGAGAAGCTCTACAGGATTTGATTCAAAAAGACTGAATATGCTTTTGGCGGTGCTTGAAAAACGAGCTGGCTTCCAACTGGGTGCCAAGGACGTCTTTTTAAATATTACAGGAGGAATAAAAACAGATGATCCCGCCCTGGATTTGGCAGTCATTGCATCTGTTCTCTCATCTAATGAAGATATCGCTATTTCTGAACATTACTGCTTTGCCGGAGAGATTGGATTAAGTGGAGAAATTCGCCCGGTTGCTCAAGCTGAACAGAGAATTACTGAAGCTGAAAAACTTGGGTATGAAAAGATATTCGTTTCCAATCTTAATAAAATTCCGAAGAGAAAATTCGGAATCAAAATTGAAGAGGTGAGTAAAATTGAGGATTTCCACGAAAGGCTTTTCTAG
- a CDS encoding class I SAM-dependent DNA methyltransferase: MKTNIREYYSNLAESYDENRFGNSYGKYIDRQERTFLQSFFQDKRYSKVLDLGCGTGRLLNFATHGTDFSEKMLNVARQKYPDKKLMLGEISGIPFYDEFECIFCFHVIMHQNQEETKAFLNECHQKLSKNGTLIFDYPVKTRKKSVSPREDWHAGNSFSALDILQLSRDKWVVKNTTGVLFFPIHRFPKTVRKFFLPLDILLCRTFLKNWASYHITVLEKQ; encoded by the coding sequence ATGAAAACCAATATTCGGGAATATTACAGCAACCTTGCTGAATCCTATGATGAAAACCGGTTCGGAAATTCATATGGGAAATATATTGACCGTCAGGAAAGAACTTTCTTACAATCTTTTTTTCAGGACAAGAGGTATTCAAAAGTTCTGGATCTGGGATGCGGAACAGGCAGGCTATTGAATTTTGCTACTCACGGAACAGATTTCAGTGAAAAAATGCTGAATGTCGCCCGACAAAAATATCCTGATAAAAAACTAATGTTGGGAGAAATTTCAGGCATTCCATTTTATGATGAATTTGAATGTATTTTCTGTTTTCATGTCATCATGCACCAAAATCAGGAGGAGACAAAGGCTTTTTTAAATGAATGTCATCAGAAGTTAAGTAAAAATGGAACCTTAATCTTTGATTATCCTGTAAAAACCAGAAAGAAATCGGTTTCCCCACGAGAAGACTGGCATGCCGGCAACAGCTTTTCTGCACTCGATATTTTACAGCTTTCAAGAGATAAATGGGTCGTTAAAAATACAACAGGAGTTCTATTCTTTCCTATTCACAGGTTTCCAAAAACAGTAAGAAAATTCTTTCTTCCGCTGGATATTTTGCTTTGCCGAACTTTCCTGAAAAACTGGGCTTCTTATCACATTACCGTTTTAGAAAAGCAATGA
- a CDS encoding ACP phosphodiesterase, with product MNYLAHSFLTFTDGQIVGQFLEDFIRNKERFSFPKDIQDGITLHRAIDTFTDSHPAIHEAKKVFAPLVRLYAGAFVDVSMDYFVANDLSLHSLTEWKTHSLKVYSVLNANEQWLPENFKKMLVKMEHDDWLYNYREDWGIKFSIQNVLNKAKYLDKDIPVFEAFLENKKYLQQCYDDFFPDLMAHAKEINTLIQLEN from the coding sequence ATGAATTATCTGGCTCATTCCTTTCTCACTTTTACCGACGGACAAATTGTTGGTCAGTTTTTGGAAGACTTTATCCGAAATAAGGAACGTTTTTCTTTTCCAAAGGATATTCAGGATGGAATTACCCTGCACAGAGCCATCGATACATTCACCGACTCCCACCCTGCCATTCATGAAGCTAAAAAGGTATTTGCCCCGCTGGTAAGATTGTATGCCGGTGCATTTGTAGATGTTTCTATGGATTATTTTGTCGCTAATGATCTTTCTCTGCACTCTCTTACGGAATGGAAAACACATTCCCTAAAGGTTTACAGCGTATTGAACGCCAATGAGCAATGGTTACCTGAGAATTTCAAAAAAATGCTGGTCAAAATGGAGCATGACGACTGGCTTTATAATTACCGTGAGGACTGGGGTATTAAATTCAGCATCCAAAATGTCCTGAACAAAGCAAAATATCTGGATAAAGACATCCCCGTTTTTGAAGCCTTTTTAGAAAACAAAAAATATCTTCAGCAATGCTATGATGATTTTTTTCCTGATCTGATGGCACATGCCAAGGAAATCAACACGCTGATTCAGCTGGAAAATTAG
- a CDS encoding bifunctional alpha/beta hydrolase/class I SAM-dependent methyltransferase codes for MNSGHFTSFDNHEIFYREWNYQPQQKSIIMIHRGHEHSERLNDIAQSPQFSKYNIFAFDLRGHGHTKTKTSSVFMDYVRDLDSFSKFLYSKYEVKISDIFVVANSIGGVVASAWAHDFAPNISGMALLAPAFRINLIVPLANEMITLGTKLKKGLIIKSYVKSKMLTHDPEQQKAYDTDPLISRSIDAELLINLAKAGKRLVEDAEAIDIPTLILAAEKDHVVFNKDQKIFHDKLDTDLKKYEVLPDFFHGILFDSGREKVYDKIVDFAEKCFNRPPRKNHLSPDPFSVKEYQDLQNNIGNNLNFKLQKLSLGKIGKISNGMAIGLKYGFDSGASLDYVYQNEPKGKFGFGKMMDKNYLNAIGWKGIRIRKQHLLQLLEQKIQILKHQGRAVKILDIAGGTGNYLFDIKERYPEADIVINEFVKSNIDIGEKVIKEKNYQQIRFTNFDCFDPETYKKLDFEPNITIVSGILELFGDNEMASKAIRGIVSIAEKNSYIVYTGQPWHPQLKMIAYVLNNHQNKDWIMRRRSQKELDRIMAFNTVQKDSMLIDDFGIFTVSSGKINVLN; via the coding sequence ATGAACAGCGGACATTTTACAAGTTTTGACAACCATGAGATTTTTTACCGTGAATGGAATTATCAGCCACAGCAGAAAAGCATCATCATGATCCACCGTGGTCATGAACATTCTGAAAGACTGAATGACATTGCCCAATCTCCTCAGTTTTCAAAATATAACATCTTCGCTTTTGATCTCCGCGGACATGGGCATACAAAAACTAAAACCTCATCGGTGTTTATGGATTATGTCCGTGATCTGGATTCATTTTCAAAGTTTCTTTATTCAAAATATGAGGTGAAGATTTCAGATATTTTTGTAGTGGCCAACAGCATAGGTGGCGTTGTCGCTTCTGCATGGGCTCACGATTTTGCCCCAAATATTTCAGGAATGGCACTTCTTGCCCCAGCATTCAGAATCAACCTTATTGTTCCTTTAGCAAATGAAATGATAACGTTGGGAACTAAACTGAAAAAAGGACTCATCATCAAAAGCTATGTGAAATCTAAAATGCTTACTCATGATCCTGAGCAGCAAAAAGCCTATGATACAGATCCATTAATCTCCAGATCTATTGATGCTGAATTGCTTATTAATCTTGCTAAAGCCGGGAAGCGTCTGGTAGAAGATGCTGAAGCAATAGACATTCCTACACTGATCCTAGCCGCTGAAAAGGACCACGTGGTTTTCAATAAAGATCAGAAAATTTTTCACGATAAGCTGGATACGGATTTAAAAAAGTATGAAGTTCTGCCGGATTTCTTCCATGGAATTTTATTTGATTCCGGAAGAGAAAAAGTATATGATAAGATTGTTGATTTTGCCGAGAAATGCTTCAACAGGCCTCCAAGAAAAAACCACCTTTCTCCTGACCCGTTTTCTGTAAAAGAATATCAGGATCTTCAAAATAATATTGGAAACAATCTGAATTTTAAACTTCAGAAACTCTCTCTCGGAAAAATCGGGAAAATAAGCAATGGAATGGCTATCGGATTAAAATACGGGTTCGATTCCGGAGCTTCGTTGGATTATGTCTACCAGAATGAACCGAAAGGAAAATTTGGTTTTGGAAAAATGATGGATAAGAACTATCTCAACGCTATTGGTTGGAAAGGAATCCGTATCAGAAAACAGCATTTGCTTCAACTGTTAGAGCAAAAGATTCAGATTCTGAAACATCAGGGAAGAGCTGTTAAAATTCTGGATATTGCTGGTGGTACGGGAAATTATTTATTTGATATTAAAGAAAGGTATCCGGAAGCAGACATTGTTATTAATGAATTTGTGAAATCCAATATTGACATTGGAGAAAAAGTTATTAAAGAAAAAAACTACCAACAGATTCGATTTACCAATTTTGACTGTTTTGATCCTGAAACCTATAAAAAACTGGATTTTGAACCTAATATTACCATTGTATCGGGTATTCTGGAGCTTTTTGGAGATAATGAAATGGCCAGCAAAGCCATTCGTGGGATTGTTTCCATCGCTGAAAAGAACTCCTATATTGTTTACACAGGACAGCCTTGGCATCCCCAATTGAAAATGATTGCCTACGTTCTGAACAATCACCAAAATAAAGATTGGATCATGAGAAGACGTTCTCAAAAAGAACTGGACAGAATAATGGCTTTCAATACGGTTCAAAAAGACAGTATGCTGATTGATGATTTTGGAATTTTCACGGTGTCTTCCGGAAAAATAAATGTTCTTAACTGA
- a CDS encoding patatin-like phospholipase family protein, whose protein sequence is MDEKFKRAVIFSGGGTRLMIYLGIFAALDELNRKPDLLIASCGGSFAATVINAFPDHFSRKEYLKSEEYYQFVVQTTLTKHKKLSEIGFFSLKKCLDKRKAPFIEDVFNRYLVEMPQNLAECFPSLKDTQFSKEIPTVIIGSELLFTPQESQRIRNEKKLFQKVIFTDPETAQKISKESISSHSKSFKNSAVKETSKIITDFSILDSTRASISDMFYVKPLSIRDHHFMGGVIDLVPIELAKHLSKEVITEKKQPYTSIEEALIRSVFGFSANERLLETESIIPEFQIDTTSIKQDLKGHYLEKSINWKKLEISFSFPKTYQQFVADMEMQWQYGFDQTILHLKT, encoded by the coding sequence ATGGATGAAAAATTTAAAAGAGCAGTAATTTTCTCAGGAGGCGGAACAAGATTAATGATCTACCTCGGTATTTTTGCAGCATTGGATGAATTGAACAGGAAACCGGATCTTCTTATCGCTTCTTGTGGTGGATCATTTGCTGCAACAGTGATCAATGCTTTTCCCGATCATTTTTCCAGAAAAGAATACCTGAAGTCTGAGGAATATTATCAGTTTGTTGTACAAACGACATTGACGAAGCACAAAAAGCTTTCCGAAATAGGATTTTTTTCATTGAAAAAATGCCTTGATAAAAGAAAAGCACCCTTTATTGAAGATGTTTTCAACAGATATCTTGTGGAAATGCCCCAGAATCTTGCTGAATGTTTCCCATCACTCAAAGACACTCAATTTTCAAAAGAAATCCCGACGGTCATTATCGGTTCTGAACTTCTTTTTACTCCACAAGAATCCCAACGAATCAGAAACGAAAAAAAACTATTTCAAAAAGTAATTTTCACAGATCCAGAAACCGCTCAAAAAATAAGTAAGGAGTCTATTTCCAGTCATTCCAAAAGCTTTAAAAACAGTGCCGTTAAAGAGACCTCAAAAATTATAACCGATTTCTCGATCCTCGACAGTACCAGAGCTTCTATCTCTGATATGTTTTATGTAAAACCGCTCTCTATTCGTGATCATCATTTTATGGGCGGAGTTATTGATCTTGTTCCCATTGAATTGGCAAAACATCTTTCCAAAGAAGTTATTACTGAAAAAAAACAACCTTATACCTCCATAGAAGAAGCGCTCATTCGTTCTGTTTTTGGTTTCAGTGCTAATGAAAGGCTCTTGGAAACAGAAAGTATTATCCCAGAATTTCAAATTGATACCACGAGCATAAAACAAGATCTTAAAGGACATTATCTTGAAAAAAGCATTAACTGGAAAAAGCTTGAGATCAGCTTTTCATTTCCAAAAACGTATCAACAATTTGTAGCAGATATGGAAATGCAGTGGCAATATGGTTTTGATCAAACAATATTACATTTGAAGACCTAA
- a CDS encoding phosphatase PAP2 family protein, with protein MDEKRLKTLQKFYALILCSVVFMIVYNGTAWYISTLEKVPSFVFDFEEYIPFIPWTIIPYMTSGLLFCMVFFLCSNREQLKVLTQRMLFITIVAGICFILFPLQFSLPKPETDQFIFGYSFQFLKTFDYPFNQAPSLHIAYAFVFWSVLRTLGKGRLFFMFWLLLLGISTLTTYQHHFIDILTGSLLAHISFIIFPYRKKDFRYRNFHVANHYFLFGWILILIALLLNQFSGYVGLVLLWPALMAFCIGYHYQKDNIYFLKDKNGNISWEKKLFYFPYLLMYQVFWKFLRKNKNPVELTPHLYISSKPDRETLKYFKANKATFIYDLSPEIEEVSFLKEQSNYHFRPILDIGKFDIERTQSLIAEISRTYRHLPKDGKILIHCTMGFTRSSVIGILVIKNILSLPLEEAITIMKISNKDMIIHSYLQDFLKKN; from the coding sequence ATGGATGAAAAACGATTGAAAACACTACAGAAGTTTTACGCTTTGATTCTTTGCTCCGTTGTATTCATGATTGTTTACAATGGTACAGCATGGTATATTTCGACTTTAGAAAAGGTTCCATCATTTGTTTTTGATTTTGAAGAGTACATTCCATTCATCCCATGGACAATTATACCTTATATGACCAGCGGACTGCTGTTCTGTATGGTATTTTTTCTGTGTAGTAATAGAGAACAGCTTAAGGTCTTAACACAAAGAATGCTTTTCATAACCATTGTTGCAGGGATATGTTTTATCTTATTTCCGTTACAATTTTCTTTGCCAAAACCTGAAACTGATCAATTTATTTTTGGATACTCTTTTCAGTTTTTAAAGACTTTTGATTATCCTTTCAACCAAGCACCATCATTACACATTGCCTATGCATTCGTTTTTTGGTCTGTTTTAAGAACCTTGGGAAAAGGAAGGCTATTCTTCATGTTTTGGTTACTTCTTTTGGGAATCTCCACGCTGACAACCTATCAGCATCATTTCATTGATATTCTTACAGGCAGCTTACTCGCTCATATCAGTTTTATTATTTTTCCTTACCGAAAGAAAGACTTTAGATATAGAAACTTCCATGTTGCCAACCATTATTTTTTATTTGGCTGGATCCTTATTCTGATTGCATTATTGTTGAATCAATTCTCAGGATATGTTGGATTAGTCTTATTATGGCCGGCTTTGATGGCTTTTTGCATTGGGTATCATTATCAAAAGGATAACATTTACTTTTTAAAAGATAAAAATGGAAATATTTCATGGGAAAAGAAACTATTTTATTTCCCATATCTTTTAATGTATCAGGTATTTTGGAAGTTTTTGAGGAAAAATAAAAACCCTGTTGAACTTACTCCCCATCTTTATATCTCATCAAAACCAGATCGGGAAACTTTAAAATATTTCAAGGCTAATAAAGCTACTTTCATCTACGACCTTTCCCCCGAAATTGAGGAAGTTTCATTTTTAAAAGAACAATCCAATTATCATTTCCGCCCTATTCTGGATATAGGAAAATTTGACATTGAAAGAACACAATCTCTCATTGCGGAAATCAGTAGAACATACAGGCATCTTCCTAAAGATGGAAAAATTCTGATTCATTGTACTATGGGCTTTACCAGAAGTTCTGTTATTGGGATTTTAGTAATCAAAAATATTTTATCTTTACCCTTAGAGGAAGCAATAACCATAATGAAAATCAGTAATAAGGATATGATCATCCATTCTTATCTGCAGGATTTTTTGAAAAAAAATTAA
- a CDS encoding DUF6702 family protein yields MFNKIFFSFLLSLTVFFQSFVERKAFHPYHVGSVEINYNSKSKTFEVTGRFFLDDMENGLSKKYGGPFHFNDEKYKSKFNESLPKYCQEYFKLKTDNKFLKVNYIGYEEDQESVNVFLESEPVTNPKKVEAAVSFLYNLFDDQINIVHIIVNGERKSEKLSYPNRYLYKQF; encoded by the coding sequence ATGTTTAATAAAATCTTTTTCTCATTTCTTTTGTCCCTAACCGTTTTCTTCCAAAGCTTTGTAGAAAGAAAGGCTTTTCATCCATACCATGTAGGGTCTGTAGAGATCAATTATAACTCAAAGTCTAAGACATTTGAAGTGACCGGACGCTTTTTTCTGGATGATATGGAAAATGGATTAAGTAAAAAATATGGAGGTCCTTTTCACTTTAATGATGAAAAATATAAATCTAAGTTTAATGAATCCCTGCCAAAATATTGTCAGGAATATTTTAAGCTAAAAACAGATAACAAATTCCTGAAAGTAAACTATATCGGATATGAAGAAGATCAGGAATCCGTCAATGTATTTCTTGAATCTGAACCGGTCACCAATCCAAAAAAAGTAGAAGCAGCAGTAAGCTTTCTGTATAACCTATTTGATGATCAGATTAATATTGTCCATATCATCGTCAATGGAGAAAGAAAGAGTGAGAAATTATCATATCCCAACCGTTATCTTTACAAACAGTTCTAA